One window of Watersipora subatra chromosome 3, tzWatSuba1.1, whole genome shotgun sequence genomic DNA carries:
- the LOC137390424 gene encoding interaptin-like: protein MERQIAELTQKLLDYNKKKKIEMDNFNRLLDECNKEKEILSEQQKKSFYEKNAEIERLYEEVTKVKSQSALGEYEQCLEENTALKRQTNELQLEFDLLKHRAESAEQSLNDIPRLKAKIAQLEAEGEELRKKKSIVEAAREKDELKDLDYNKLKHELKIARKDIELYQNGQPPSGSTAYIVRMRDETILQLHEKIADLERFGQQCRDQGFTPRSSTSTPRTKSGHVDDKAEMLMIMTEDSTRMKEKIDKLETDNVKLIELIKERDARIFEMRDEIEWLMKGSAQQELITTYTEKLRQGEEEMGQLHQTMEALTKRHSNLILAKENEMLSVRTNYAKQLSQLITECTSKGQSQEVEMRKLCNELDNLEKRNFELEKAIREYEFMKSEQIPNLRADLEALRKSRNDLRAEFDRCNQQLKEALREIDILEKDKVNTAKNHEVELANKQEELAIVKSELDVNQTNRLAIQQQRELETQRLRDELNNMAARLEERDGAVTHWKIKHEDNNRQIADMEERQALMLKAKNNEINTLAKQVEELSNQVDKASSVNDSELFRLQSQLKVFQRKHMDILEQNETTLKLKEDEMKRLYSEIGDMSAHLHTVNKDKEAEIQRLRKELSLLKEEKNAILAESQATMQEKQAEIRKLMVDTEKMEVDAARLHANKNQEVASLQSDYKQKMEQFMTDRAHLIAIKDNEIQNLKQEIDKLLNEARDGGSSIAEMNKQVFLLEQDKAELLMLKDQWQSDMDKLYNEYETCLADKADFQEMVDRISQEMEDRVEGLKQEHAETIKAKDVQIRDLYTKVERIAKERGDMSSHLHKILQEKEAKISELFQKLEEYDRCLDDAEQTFRSKLHKKSQEIKWLREEVRKMGEEGVRLLDMREQEIIKMRDHLKEMLKVMEHKYKGRTSSHVLITRPSQVPTPEPHLKPALKSSKSLKGVRIGKASSYSMTSASRTKVKRK from the exons ATGGAACGTCAAATAGCCGAGTTGACTCAGAAACTGCTCGACTATaataagaaaaagaaaatagaaatgGATAATTTCAATCGTCTCCTCGATGAATGTAACAAAGAAAAGGAAATCCTGTCCGAACAGCAAAAGAAAAGCTTTTAT GAGAAAAATGCAGAGATCGAGAGGCTGTATGAGGAAGTGACTAAAGTGAAGAGTCAATCAGCTCTCGGTGAATATGAGCAATGCCTAGAAGAAAACACAGCCCTGAAACGTCAAACCAATGAATTGCAGCTCGAGTTTGACTTG CTAAAACACAGGGCAGAGTCAGCGGAACAGAGTCTCAATGACATTCCTCGGTTGAAAGCAAAAATAGCTCAACTAGAAGCAGAGGGTGAAGAACTTAGGAAAAAGAAAAGTATCGTCGAAGCGGCGCGAGAAAAAGACGAACTCAAAGATTTGGATTATAACAAACTCAAGCATGAGCTCAAGATCGCCCGCAAGGATATAGAACTATATCAGAA TGGGCAACCCCCCAGCGGATCTACAGCATACATAGTAAGAATGAGAGATGAAACAATTCTTCAGTTGCATGAAAAGATTGCTGACCTAGAAAGGTTTGGTCAGCAGTGCCGAGACCAAGGCTTCACTCCTAGGTCCAGCACTTCAACTCCCAGAACTAAATCTGGACATGTAGACGATAAAGCTGAGATGCTTA TGATAATGACTGAAGATTCGACCagaatgaaagaaaagattgaCAAACTCGAAACAGACAATGTCAAATTAATTGAACTTATCAAGGAGAGAGACGCAAGGATATTTGAGATGCGAGATGAG ATTGAGTGGTTGATGAAAGGTTCGGCCCAACAAGAACTCATTACTACATATACTGAGAAACTGAGGCAAGGTGAAGAAGAGATGGGACAACTCCACCAGACAATGGAGGCGCTCACAAAGAGGCACTCCAATCTCATATTGGCCAAAGAAAATGAAATGCTCTCCGTGAGGACAAACTATGCCAAGCAGCTTTCTCAGCTTATCACTGAGTGTACTAGCAAGGGCCAGTCACAG GAAGTTGAAATGAGGAAACTTTGTAACGAGCTCGACAACCTTGAAAAAAGAAACTTTGAGCTGGAGAAAGCAATCAGAGAATATGAATTTATGAAATCTGAGCAGATCCCCAATCTCAGGGCTGACTTAGAAGCTCTCAG AAAGTCACGAAATGACCTCCGAGCAGAGTTTGATCGTTGCAACCAGCAGCTGAAGGAGGCCCTGAGAGAGATAGATATCCTAGAGAAGGATAAGGTGAATACAGCCAAAAACCATGAAGTTGAACTGGCCAATAAACAGGAAGAACTGGCTATCGTTAAATCTGAACTTGATGTCAACCAG ACTAACAGGTTGGCAATACAGCAGCAGCGAGAGCTGGAGACTCAGAGACTGAGAGATGAACTAAACAATATGGCGGCCAGGTTGGAGGAAAGAGATGGTGCTGTCACACACTGGAAGATCAAACATGAAGATAATAACAGACAGATAGCTGACATGGAGGAACGACAAGCTCTCATGTTGAAAG CAAAGAACAATGAGATAAACACTCTTGCCAAGCAAGTTGAGGAGTTGTCTAATCAGGTTGACAAGGCATCCTCAGTTAATGACTCAGAGCTGTTCAGACTTCAGTCCCAACTTAAGGTATTCCAGAGGAAACATATGGATATACTGGAGCAGAATGAGACAACTCTTAAACTGAAGGAGGATGAAATGAAGCGTCTATACTCTGAAATAG GTGATATGAGTGCTCACTTACATACTGTCAACAAAGACAAGGAGGCAGAAATTCAAAGGCTTCGTAAAGAGCTGTCACTATTGAAAGAGGAAAAAAACGCTATATTGGCAGAGAGCCAGGCAACTATGCAGGAAAAGCAAGCCGAAATACGTAAGCTAATGGTAGACACGGAGAAAATGGAAGTCGATGCGGCCAGACTTCATGCTAACAAGAACCAAGAGGTTGCCTCTTTACAAAGTGACTACAAACAGAAG aTGGAGCAGTTTATGACAGACAGAGCACATCTTATAGCGATCAAGGACAATGAGATACAGAACCTTAAACAGGAAATAGATAAACTATTAAATGAAGCGAGAGATGGAGGCAGTTCGATTGCTGAGATGAATAAACAAGTGTTCCTTTTAGAACAAGATAAAGCTGAACTCCTCATGCTCAAG GATCAGTGGCAGTCAGACATGGATAAGCTCTACAACGAGTACGAAACATGCCTCGCTGATAAGGCTGACTTTCAAGAGATGGTCGACCGCATCAGCCAAGAAATGGAGGATCGAGTGGAAGGGCTGAAGCAGGAGCATGCTGAGACTATCAAGGCCAAGGATGTTCAGATCAGAGATCTCTACACCAAG GTAGAGCGGATTGCAAAGGAACGAGGAGATATGAGCTCTCATCTCCATAAAATACTCCAGGAAAAGGAGGCTAAAATCTCTGAGCTGTTTCAGAAGCTTGAAGAGTATGACAGGTGCTTGGATGATGCCGAGCAAACATTTCGATCAAAACTTCATAAAAAATCACAG GAAATAAAATGGTTGAGGGAGGAAGTACGGAAGATGGGTGAAGAAGGAGTACGACTCCTTGACATGAGAGAACAAGAGATTATTAAAATGAGAGACCATCTCAAGGAAATGCTCAAGGTGATGGAGCACAAATACAAAGGCAGGACATCCAGCCATGTTCTCATAACGCGTCCTTCTCAGGTACCTACTCCCGAGCCACACCTCAAACCAGCTCTCAAGTCCAGTAAATCTCTAAAGGGAGTTCGAATAGGCAAGGCGAGCAGCTATTCAATGACCTCAGCCAGCAGAACGAAGGTCAAACGAAAATAA
- the LOC137390425 gene encoding centrosomal protein of 128 kDa-like encodes MEQENRRLVSKLEVATNEIDELKQMLHARKQSIKAQGNLEKEHLLAENQQLSGQLRDSLQDLESFKKECDISVRMSNEEKDSLLSDLNIAQKDLSKTKALLAKLEQNCALLQEEKERMIEDIDLSSAAERTEITALREKNKKLENKNAEMLAEFQTTQQQLLDREKICKQQNVQLKKELNEKQEELEELVTACEDLKQRMVDQEAERKQSKDKLEKEFTKKQTELEGLMKGNKKDFEEEMLENQRLKSKLQEARDEIESIRLSLNRRHVSATTQAKFAVDERSTSIDSNLHRIASAGTQAAATCENCNLLNLEKDDLHSKLQNCRDELNSCLSATAEAHDSLNSLKLENDRMVQELSQKRQELEHIRESFRSAEQQASQSAFSSETLPLQKAISLPNRTASKGSKPELNVPRHSSNLLPTNTQFHHEVE; translated from the coding sequence ATGGAACAAGAAAATCGCCGACTTGTTTCCAAGCTGGAGGTAGCAACCAACGAAATTGATGAGCTCAAGCAAATGCTACACGCTCGGAAGCAGTCAATAAAAGCGCAAGGCAATCTCGAAAAAGAGCACTTATTGGCAGAGAACCAGCAATTGAGCGGACAACTCCGAGACTCGTTGCAGGATTTGGAAAGCTTTAAAAAAGAGTGCGATATTTCGGTAAGAATGTCAAATGAAGAAAAAGATAGTTTACTCTCTGACCTAAATATAGCGCAGAAGGATTTGAGTAAGACAAAGGCGCTGTTGGCAAAGTTggaacaaaattgtgcattattACAAGAAGAGAAGGAGAGAATGATAGAGGATATAGATCTGTCATCTGCAGCAGAGAGAACTGAGATCACTGCTCTCAGAGAGAAGAATAAAAAACTAGAGAACAAGAACGCAGAGATGCTTGCAGAGTTTCAGACCACACAACAACAGTTGTTAGATCGTGAGAAAATTTGCAAGCAGCAGAATGTTCAACTAAAGAAGGAGTTAAACGAGAAACAAGAGGAGTTGGAAGAATTGGTGACAGCCTGTGAAGATCTGAAACAAAGAATGGTAGACCAAGAGGCCGAGCGTAAGCAGTCAAAGGACAAACTAGAAAAGGAATTTACAAAGAAGCAAACGGAGCTGGAGGGTCTGATGAAAGGCAACAAAAAGGATTTCGAGGAAGAAATGTTAGAAAACCAGCGACTCAAATCTAAGTTACAGGAAGCGAGAGATGAAATCGAAAGCATACGACTTTCTTTAAACCGACGTCATGTATCTGCAACGACGCAAGCCAAGTTTGCAGTTGATGAGAGATCAACTAGTATAGACAGTAATCTGCATAGAATCGCGTCTGCAGGCACACAGGCAGCCGCCACGTGTGAGAATTGCAATCTGTTGAACTTGGAGAAAGATGACCTTCATTCCAAACTGCAAAACTGTAGAGATGAGTTAAACAGCTGCCTTTCGGCCACAGCTGAGGCGCACGATTCTCTCAACTCTCTCAAATTAGAAAATGACAGGATGGTGCAAGAGCTGTCACAAAAAAGACAAGAACTAGAGCACATCAGAGAAAGTTTCAGATCCGCGGAGCAGCAAGCTTCGCAGTCGGCTTTTAGCTCAGAAACGCTTCCGCTGCAGAAAGCGATATCTCTACCTAACCGGACAGCGAGCAAGGGCTCAAAACCAGAGCTAAATGTTCCTCGCCATTCCAGTAATCTTCTTCCAACCAATACTCAGTTTCACCATGAGGTAgagtaa